The segment TAAGGAGGCTGGTGGCATCGACCTGTTTGTAGGGGGTAAGcaaataaaatacaacacaGTCCTGTGAGAAAGTAATGGAAGACATTTCAGTGTAAGTAAAGGTACAGTTAGAAGCATGGAGGTAATGTTAAATCATTTTTTGAAATAatgtttaaaattaaaattttgTAAATCAAGTCATATTTACCTTTTAACACCAAAAACTACATGCTGTCATTTGTTATCCAGACTGATTTGCTGTGTAGCGTTGTATTTTGACTAGACCCAGTAACAATAATTGTAGGTGTAGGAGCAGAATGGGAAGATCAGACTACAGATCTCCTATTTTCAACCATTTTGTTTTTACCTTTGCTGACATGGATAGAAGGATGGAAgtacaaatacatgcacacccCATGCCGACCccctgacctttgccctctccCCAGGTATTGGTCCTGATGGACACATCGCCTTCAATGAGCCGGGGTCCAGCCTGGTGTCCAGAACAAGAGTGAAGACCCTGGCGAAGGACACTATTGTGGCTAACGCCAGGTTCTTTGGGAATGACCTATCCAAGGTCCCCACAATGACCCTCACAGTCGGCGTTGGGACCGTGATGGACGCCAGAGAGGTAGAACATCATGGATTCCACCAGTTTCAAGATTTCAAGGAAATGGAAGGCGGTGGAATTAAATGCTTATTCTGTAAAAGTTAAAAAATAACATGACTTGGCATACCTTTTTGGTCATACCAGACCCACTAGTTTTATAcataaaaatgaagaaaaaaagaaattcttAGACATGATCTAAAGCTCAGCCTGTAAGTGGTGTGTAACTCCATCCTCTTGCTTCCCGTTGTCTCTTAGGTGATGATCCTAATCACAGGAGCACACAAAGCCTTCGCCTTGTACAAGGCCATCGAGGAGGGGGTCAACCACATGTGGACTGTGTCCGCCTTTCAGCAGCACCCACACACCATCTTTGTGTGCGACGAGGACGCCACTCTGGAACTCAGGGTCAAGACGGTGAAGTACTTCAAAGGTAACACTGTTTCGACAAATAGGATCTAAGAGGATTTAACCAGTGTTCAGTCTCTTACTGTTGTGTATAGTCCCTTGGGTTTTGTtgagacatactgtatacttgCTTACTTGTCTTATTCTATGGTTAGAATTTACCCTGACATAAATCCTGAAACACAACATCCTTGATGAATACAGCTTTTGTTGAATATtgtgaatgccagaattgtctcAGACAAAACACGACCTGATATGTTCAGCCAAAAACACAATGCGTGGAGCACAAGGATTTAGTCGAGTCGTTAGTGAGAGTCATATGCATGCTGTTGTCATTCCTGCCTCCACGAGTGTGAGGGGAACGCCAATAGAGAGGGGAACGCCGTCCTTAGGGCACAGAATTCCTCGTCTGTCTTCCCTCACGTCCCCTCCCtggtctcctctctcccacaggcCTGATGCATGTCCATAACCAGCTGGTGGATCCCGTACACAGCATCAAGGACTACAAAGACTGAAGCGGGAGACGTTACCATGTCTCCTTGGGAGCAATATTCCAGGACTGTTACCGAACTCGCACAATCGGGTGGCAAAATGGTCATGTGACTAAACTGACTGCAACATCTACCTAATACATCTGCGCTTTGATGCAAAGATACTGATCCTTGCTGAGGCCGTGGTTGGTCTTTGTGTCATACTGCATTTAATCTCTTATAAATACTGTAAGTCTTGGTGCGGTCATTGGGTCTTGCACGTTGTGTCAATGCTGTTACATTCAGTGACACACCAGTTTCTGGTCTGAAAGAGCCGGTGGGACAGCAGCTCTGGGAAAGCAGCCTAACCCTAGTTCCCCTCAGCATCCTTATCTGGGTCAAAGAGGTCCACATCTTATTGAGTGGCACCGCTGCACTACGGGCACTCTTCATGTACAGTTCGTCTCACACCTCTGTGCCCTCATTTGTACAGGTCCTGTAGGGCCCAACACTTACACATTCTTTTACTTCTATCCTTTCTCTTGAAGAGTTAGCGAACATTCCTTATCTCGTACTGTGACTTGAAGTGAATTATTCACCTGGCTCTTGCCAAGGGGCCACTGATGTTTGTCGTTTAGTCCTTCACCATGATGTAGAGCCACTGATCTGGAGGCAGGGTTTGAGCCAAATTGGCTTGATTCCATTGAGCTAAACTGGCTTGAGTACATTGTTATGAAAAGGGATATGTTTTCTAAGGTGATGCTGGCTGGCCTGTCGTGTTGCTTGTGTTGTTGCCCGGTTCTGTAAAACTCTGTTTTGTTTCGGGCCAAATTTAACAAGTCGCAGACAGAATGCGGTCTGTCTGTACACTCCTTTTTACACTCTTCTGTTTTTGTACCTTTTCTTTCTCGTCACCTTAAGTATTAGATCTTTAAATAATGTTTCATTTCAATTAGGCCATCCAATCTGAATGTACCGTGTGTTTGGCGGTTATTAGTTATTTTTCTGTGCTTTTTGGCCCTTGTCTACTGGTGCGGTGTTTCTCATATCAATGTCTGTTTATTCTCTGCTTACTGATTAAAATCATAGAACGTTAATTGGCCATATGTCTGTATTGCagattgacatttttttttcccagccACAATATTCAGTCGTTACTTATATGAACATTTATTTCAAAGTATTTTATACAGGTCATCTTATTTTCTGATGAAATGTGAGCAGTTTTTGTCTTCACTTTTCAAGGCCACAGGTGACATGAAAAGAATGTAGAGGTTTCACCAATTTCATTATGCTTTCTCTTTTACTTCAAGAGTACTGTAAGCATcgtacattaaaaaaaatcttttcaatTCAGTGAAATGTCTCCAGATGAATcttgtgtgactgcgtgtgtaaTGTAAATTCACCAGTAAGCGTTGGGtttcattcatgtgtttgtgtaatgttcATGTCCTCTGTGTAAAGTCCAGTGTGTTGTGGACCTCGAAGGAAAGCACATGGCCTGATGATGGCACAGTCCGGCTCCCAAGAGTCATTGCGTTACGCTCAGTGGTTCTGTTGGTGATCTTCACTAATTGTTTTACGTATTATTTTTCCTTCCGTTTTAAAACGTTGATGAATGCATCTTTGGGAACCTCCACATTTCCAATGCTACGCattttcttcttcccctctgctTGCTTTTTAAGGAGTTTCATTTTCCGGGTTATATCTCCTCCGTACTGTGGCACAACAGAAGAAAAAGTCAAATGTATTACATGACAGACAAAAAAATCAGAGAAGTTTCCATGatgtaatttttttgttttgcggAAGAGATTGTTTTGTAAAGTACTTACACACTTTGCCAAAACATTCTTCCTGTATGCTTTGATCCTACATAAAAGAATAGAGAATCGTTAATTAGTTGCCGTTTTCATGCCACTGGATCGACTGGCCAGACGTCGATTCTGACTTACGTTTCCCTAGCGATGATCTTACTCCCGAGGGCTGCCTGCACTGCGATCTCAAACATCTGCCTCGGAATGGAGTCCTTCAGGCGCTCGCACATAGCCTTGCCTGTGCTGTACGCTTTGTCTCTGAGAACAGGACACCGATtcaagggtgagagagagagaagggcaacATCTCAATCTTACTTCCTTACATTACGAACACTCGTGTCTTTCCTTAGGCATAGTACACAGTGGCACATTGTTTCCACTAGGGGCCTTAATGGCCAGTTAAGTTGGAGCAAAATGACTCCTGTCTGTAGCTCACTGTCGTTCAGTAAAAGGTAATCTGGGTGTCCTTACTTGTGCACAATGGTGGTGAGTTCTTCCACTGGTCTCCCATTTAGCAGGAAGTCCATCTTAATCAAATCGGCTGGCTGATAGCCTGCGTCCTCATAGTCAAAGCTGCACAAAACAAAAAGGGTGATGTCCGGCCGCTCCTTAACAACATGGAGTGGTCAAAAGGGTGATGTTTGGGAGCGGTCGGACAACATGGAGTGGTTCAGGCTGAGAATCCTGACTGTTTACCCACCTGGCATATCCGGACGACATTGACTTGAGATTGTCGTAGAAATCCACCACGATCTCATTGAGCGGAAACACGTACTTCATCATGACTCTGTGCTCATCGATGTACACCATGTTCTTCTGTATGGCTCTGCGATTCTACACCAATCAGATAACTTTATTGGTTCCAGAATTACAATTCCATGATCAATTATATGGAAATAATTTGCTAAAGACAGACCATAATAGAACTTGAAGTTAAATATACTAGTTGGACCAGAAAAGACAAAGTGCTTATTGTCTgtaccacacatatacacacacatacaatatacattatatacacacacactcatcataccTTGTGCATTTCAAATGCACAAGGTACGATGCAGTGCCCTTCCTCTTTGTTTTGGTAAGTGCTAAGGGTAGATGGATGTTAAAGGCTGTTTGGCCTGGCTGTTTGGCCTTCCTGTTCAGCCATCCTTTTTTCACCtaccctctctgtctgctgaGTGCTATTCCCATCTCCCTGACAACATCAGGCttaacatttcaaatgaaagaCTGAGGGAGGAAGCTTTACCAGACAGAGCGTCATAATTTTCCCAGTGAAATCGTCAGGGGcgatgatggtgcccagaacCATTGGTTCCAGGTACTCGGACACCATGGACCTATCGGGGAACAGGGCAGGATTCACGATGGTGATTTCCTCTTGTCCATACTCCTACAGAGAGAACATTTGAAGTGTAAGAACATTTGTGTAAGGAACAGGAACAGTGGTCGTAGAGGGCAAATAACACCCACGGACCAACAAACGTATGCTTGCATGAATGTTCTGCATTAGTAATATACTCATTTTTTTatcatataaaaaaatatacatttgtattgtatttagtTTTATCTAATTAATTCTGGACTATTTGCTCAAAATTACACCCTTTTATttgaacatttcttttttttatttctatttccTTGGACATGCGTGTAAACAACACCCCATGCTGATTATGAATGGTTATTAAACCACTAATgatgatgaaaataaaaaaaaaagaggacaaaAGAATCGGCAGTGACATTGCCACCTGGCTCCTAGGTGACCACTGTTGATGGTGAGGCTTGCCTTAATGAGCTTGGCTGAGGTGAGGACTGCTTTGTACGGCACAGTGGGCGCCGTCACTATGACCGAGGCGTTGTACTCCTGCTCCAAGCGCTGGTTAAACACCTCCATATGCAGCAGGCCCAGAAAGCCCAGTCTaacagagggcagagaggattAGAAATGGGAAAGAGAATGTCATACTGATTCAGGACACACAAAGGGGCTTCAGGCAGCCTTGGCTTTATCTTCTAAACGTTGCTCTCTACTGCCCTCTACCCTTCATTTGCGCACCTGCTGTGGATGGATAAAACGGCATACAGGAGGGCTTTCCAGTCCTCTTCCTGGGGGACCCCTGCACAGGGTGGCGTCTATTTCTACCTGCTGTGCCTCTCCTGATTAGCCATAACATGCAGCTAATCAGCAATAGCAgagtttagttgtgtgtgtgtgtgtgtcacacgtgtgcgtgtgcgtgtgcgtgtgtcacgtgtgtgtgtgtgtgtgtgtgtgtgtgtgtgtgtgtgtgtgtgtgtgtgtgtgtgtgtgtgtgtgcacatgtgtgtgtgttgcagagaaTCCCCCAGGAGTGGAGCTGAATGGCTGGCATATGAAATGTGAACACATACCTCCAGCCTGCTCCCAAAGCCATACTGCTGTCTCTCTGCACCGTCACACTCGAGTCGTTCAGGGTTAGCTTCTCCACAGCGCTCCGCAGGGCGGTGTACTCAGACTGGTCCATTGGGTACATTCCTGCAACATTAAAACCGCTGCTTACTTGTACAGTGATAAAGGTTTATTACTAGAAGCTGTGGCGGGGTGGGAGGCTTATATCAATTGGCCACGTGCAATGAAGCATACGCTAACACAGGAAATAGTTTTTAACAGCACAAGTGGATGAGTCCTTAATTTGATAGTTGAAGTTGGCTGCTTTGGAAAAATGAAATGCTGACTGCGTATCAGGAACATTTTGCTTCAGTAACTTTAACTGACATTGTCCTCGGTAGCATTTGCTTAGTGCCAACCataagctctcacacacacacgcacacacacacacacacacacacacacacacaaacacacacacaaacacgcacacacacaaatgcaagtaGCCAACATTCCCGGTAACCACTTGAGTGGCTAGCAGTCTTAAATGACAGTGTTGGTCCTTACCAGCAAACACCATGGATTTGGCTGGTTTGAACCCTGGCAGGGTCTCCACTGGTTGTTTATGGTGATACAGAGTGTCTCCGATTTGAGCTTCTGCAACATCTTTCATCCCAGCAACGATGTACCCCACCTGACCTGCGTACCTGAaatagagggagggggaaaacagAACAAGTCGATCAGTCTCAGTTTCAAAAATAGAATATTTGCAGCGCGTCAATTCATTTGGTAATCTAACAGGTAGTCtaaagattatttttttttttatttttttattaataatcccgccaccaccccccctcaatTGGGGGACtctgctattattattattttttttatttatttattttttttaattattttttttatcactattatcatttatattttattcctATTTCTttctacacatactgtatatataataacacaatatacatatgtacgtatatatatatatatatatatacacatacatatacacacatacatatatagacCCTATCTACAGTTGGGCAACAgtctttacacatacacatgtacagacaaagCCATACATTCCCATATACAAAAACTATATAAAAATAAGGCCGAATAAcaatatcaataataataataacaacattaacaatgacaaaaataaagaGTGGGATGGATGCATTATCAGCAGAGTCACCGTACTCGCACAGGTGTAAGCATACGAGGACGCGACTGAGGGGGGCAAAacccaaacaaaaaacatatcaacaaggagaaaacaagaaaactaaaccaaactagacaaacatacatatataaatagtgacaaaaacacaacaaacaaaagtagTAACAATactaaagaaaatgtgtgtgtatgaacccaaaagaaaaacaaaaattatCACGCCCAtcttttataattatatatatatatatatttttttactccTTAGTCAATTCCAGTTTTCCCGGAGAATAAGATTTTCCCATTTTTGTGTAACCCTATCACTCTCAGCAATTATGGCTTCCAACATATAATATTGTTTGACATATTTCTTAAATAAAGTTGGATTAAGCTCATTCATATTTTgagatttaaaaatgaatgccTTGGCTAGAAGTATTACTATGTTATTCAACCCATTGCCACCCATCTTCAAATCACCCAACAGAACTATATCAGGAGATGTTCTAAAGTTCTTAGTGCTGGGACCTATCCATCTATGTACAGTCTCCCAAAAATGTGCTACTACAGGACAATACCAGAATAGGTGTAACAGATCTTCTTTTTCTGCACTACAAAAGCGACAGGATCCCGACTCCTCAATACCCCAGATGTTTAACATTTTCTTAGTCGggagatatttataaataattttTATCTGCAGCATACGTAGTTTGGAATCTAAAGATTATTAAGTATAACAGTTGTGATGATATGAtagcaaacacaaaaaaataacaacactAACAACTAAATTGGCAGTTAACAGAAGATGCTCACAGTGTTTTTGTAGGACACTCATTGGGTCTAAGGATTCCAAGCTCGTTCACTTCGTAGGTTTTACCCAAGTAGGCAGACACGATTTTATCCCCTTTAGACACCTGGCCCCCAAAGAGAGCAATGTTGGCCACGACCCCCCTGTAGTGGTCGAACGTGGAGTCAAACACCAGGGCCTTGAAGGGATCCTTCGCTCTAGCTTTGGGCCTTCagtgggaagagaggaagaaacaggGGGTCTGTCAGCGCGCTTATGGACGTCCTGAGGTGCATGTTTCAACACAAGTGACACAAACATGTCTCCCCTGCAGCTAATGTATgccacacacagcaaacacagagcaggctacacacacaacacacacacacacagcaaaatacacacacacacacacacacacacacacacacacacacacacacacacacacacacacacacaaaacacacacacacagatcaggagtctgggtctcacacacacacacacacacacacaaacacacactcacacacacacacacacacacacccatataatTGGATTTGCTATGACTACTTATGATCTCACTGACATTCTCTGAAAAAACATGACTCACGGCGGGATCCTTTTCACAACCTCTTCGAGGACTTGATCGACATTGATGCCCTGCTTGGCAGAGATCTACAGACAGCGGAACAACCCAGACAAGAGGAGTCAGGAGAGCTGAGCTGGCAGACACACAAATCTGCTTTTAAAGGGCCTGGCCTCAACACACTCACCCTAATGCATTCCACTCTTGGAATATCAAAGACCTTTTCAATCtgcttctccactctctctgggTCAGCGTTTTTAAGGTCAATCTGACAGTGGCACAGAAACATCAATTaaatacagcattttttcaACCAGCGTTAGACATTTTATAAATGTTGTACGTGTACCTTATTTATAACTGGGATGATGGCTAGTTGAGCCTCAAATGCCAGGTAAAAGTTGGCCACTGTTTGAGCTTGAATTCCCTTGAAGCAAGAAATAAATCAATTCATGAAATTCTGTTTTAATAGCATTTTTTTTGGAATACAAAAGCATGCTCATTTAAGTGACAGCACAATGTGCATGGCAATTAATCTGTGAAAGCACTTAAAGGGTGCAGTATGTAGAATTTAGggtgatctattagcagaaatggaatatagtactcataattatgttttcattactgTATAAGCACCTGTAACTACGAATCGTTAGCTTAAAATTAGCCC is part of the Clupea harengus chromosome 6, Ch_v2.0.2, whole genome shotgun sequence genome and harbors:
- the gnpda2 gene encoding glucosamine-6-phosphate isomerase 2, which gives rise to MRLVILDDYDLASEWAAKYIRNKIVGFKPTADRYFTLGLPTGSTPLGCYKKLIEYHKSGDLSFKYVKTFNMDEYVGLPRDHPESYHSYMWNNFFKFIDIEPQNAHILDGNAPDNQEECNAFEMKIKEAGGIDLFVGGIGPDGHIAFNEPGSSLVSRTRVKTLAKDTIVANARFFGNDLSKVPTMTLTVGVGTVMDAREVMILITGAHKAFALYKAIEEGVNHMWTVSAFQQHPHTIFVCDEDATLELRVKTVKYFKGLMHVHNQLVDPVHSIKDYKD
- the guf1 gene encoding translation factor Guf1, mitochondrial, which translates into the protein MELFLFNTRGQVMPLMRRFLDLKICKIKRRTQAYSTVCTLIRHRWMKSALICLPNQLCKDYSSSTERGAIDLSNFPVDKIRNFSIIAHIDHGKSTLADRLLEITGAIVKTDKNKQVLDKLQVERERGITVKAQTASLFYTYQDETYLLNLIDTPGHVDFSYEVSRSISACQGVLLVVDANQGIQAQTVANFYLAFEAQLAIIPVINKIDLKNADPERVEKQIEKVFDIPRVECIRISAKQGINVDQVLEEVVKRIPPPKARAKDPFKALVFDSTFDHYRGVVANIALFGGQVSKGDKIVSAYLGKTYEVNELGILRPNECPTKTLYAGQVGYIVAGMKDVAEAQIGDTLYHHKQPVETLPGFKPAKSMVFAGMYPMDQSEYTALRSAVEKLTLNDSSVTVQRDSSMALGAGWRLGFLGLLHMEVFNQRLEQEYNASVIVTAPTVPYKAVLTSAKLIKEYGQEEITIVNPALFPDRSMVSEYLEPMVLGTIIAPDDFTGKIMTLCLNRRAIQKNMVYIDEHRVMMKYVFPLNEIVVDFYDNLKSMSSGYASFDYEDAGYQPADLIKMDFLLNGRPVEELTTIVHKDKAYSTGKAMCERLKDSIPRQMFEIAVQAALGSKIIARETIKAYRKNVLAKCYGGDITRKMKLLKKQAEGKKKMRSIGNVEVPKDAFINVLKRKEK